One genomic segment of Candidatus Hydrogenedentota bacterium includes these proteins:
- a CDS encoding SDR family oxidoreductase encodes MRILIAGCGYVGAELARQLAEQGHTVFGLRRNTAQLPSGIEPVTADLAIPGSLAVIPKSLDYVFYTSSASGYSESAYSAAYVSGLRNLLAALYRQSDLKRIFYTSSTGVYSQDDGTWLDESSPTPSDRFSARILLEGEREVRDARIPGTVVRFSGIYGPERTRLIDSVANGSARLEPGPDRYLNHIHRDDCAGCLAHLMVLPNPAPLYLATDDEPRTRNDLLRWIAKQLDMPEPPMMKESPEEARPSERGGNRRYRNALLRASGYSFKYPTFREGYGELIATIHES; translated from the coding sequence ATGCGAATCCTTATCGCCGGTTGCGGCTACGTCGGCGCCGAGCTGGCCCGTCAGCTCGCCGAGCAGGGGCACACCGTCTTCGGACTGCGTCGCAACACGGCCCAGTTGCCGTCGGGCATCGAACCGGTCACGGCGGATCTCGCCATCCCCGGCTCCCTGGCCGTAATCCCCAAATCCCTCGATTACGTCTTCTACACGTCAAGCGCCAGCGGTTACTCCGAATCGGCCTACAGCGCCGCCTACGTCTCGGGTCTGCGAAATCTCCTGGCCGCGCTCTACCGACAGTCCGACCTGAAGCGTATCTTCTACACCTCCAGCACGGGCGTATACAGCCAGGACGACGGCACGTGGCTTGATGAATCCAGCCCCACGCCTTCGGATCGCTTTTCAGCCCGTATCCTCCTCGAAGGTGAACGGGAAGTGCGCGATGCCCGTATCCCCGGGACGGTCGTGCGCTTCAGCGGCATCTACGGGCCGGAGCGAACACGGCTGATCGACAGCGTAGCCAATGGAAGCGCACGCCTCGAGCCCGGACCGGACCGCTACCTGAACCACATCCACCGCGACGATTGCGCCGGTTGCCTGGCCCACTTGATGGTCCTGCCAAACCCGGCCCCCCTCTATCTGGCCACGGACGATGAACCACGAACCCGCAATGACTTGCTCCGATGGATTGCGAAGCAACTGGACATGCCCGAACCGCCCATGATGAAAGAAAGCCCGGAGGAGGCGCGCCCTTCGGAACGTGGGGGGAACCGCCGCTACCGCAACGCCCTCCTGCGCGCAAGTGGCTATTCTTTCAAATACCCCACCTTTCGAGAAGGGTATGGGGAATTGATTGCCACCATTCACGAGAGCTAA
- a CDS encoding PTS sugar transporter subunit IIA, whose translation MAEHEILTLEEVADYLRVSERTVYEWANKGEIPCGKLGTTWRFKRSEVEKWVDSKLTRPAKALRTDSVALRDVLSPDRVRLLNCTRKDEALNILADALVTAPQVKDANELRREVFEREALMSTGIGFGIGVPHVRLPSVSDLVIAVGVNRKELADYVSLDERPVQIIFMVAARDNQHAHYLKTLAAISSLMKLPGVRESLLAAPDAATVYELLTNRT comes from the coding sequence ATGGCGGAGCATGAAATACTGACTTTGGAAGAAGTAGCCGATTACCTGCGGGTTTCGGAACGTACCGTTTATGAGTGGGCGAACAAGGGAGAAATCCCCTGCGGAAAACTTGGCACCACGTGGCGCTTCAAACGGTCTGAGGTGGAAAAGTGGGTCGACAGCAAGCTGACCCGCCCCGCAAAGGCACTTCGCACGGATTCTGTTGCCCTGCGGGACGTGCTGAGTCCGGATCGGGTTCGGTTGTTGAACTGCACGCGCAAGGACGAGGCCCTGAACATCCTGGCGGACGCGCTGGTGACCGCACCGCAGGTCAAAGATGCCAACGAGTTGCGCCGGGAGGTTTTTGAGCGGGAAGCGCTCATGAGCACCGGCATAGGGTTTGGGATTGGCGTGCCGCATGTGCGTCTGCCCTCGGTCAGCGACTTGGTTATCGCGGTCGGCGTGAACCGCAAGGAGCTGGCGGACTATGTTTCGCTGGACGAGCGACCGGTGCAGATAATTTTTATGGTGGCGGCGCGGGACAACCAGCACGCCCATTATCTGAAGACGCTGGCGGCGATCAGCTCGCTGATGAAATTGCCGGGAGTGCGCGAGTCGCTGCTTGCGGCCCCGGATGCCGCCACTGTGTACGAACTGCTTACCAACCGCACTTGA
- the serC gene encoding 3-phosphoserine/phosphohydroxythreonine transaminase — protein sequence MEKRIHNFSAGPAAMPLPVLERVKEELLVLPGAGASVMEISHRSKQFAAVHEAAKDNIKSLLNLPDNYRVLFLQGGASLQFSMIAMNFLNGGKADYLKLGTWAEKAIGEAKKHGTVQIAWDGKGENYVRMPDQSELKLDPGAAYVHSTANETIQGIEFFKDPETGDVPLFCDFSSSFLSRPIDVTKYGMIYAGAQKNIGPSGVVAVILREDLLDRVPANLPSLLDYKVMAENDSLYNTPPAFGIYMVAKVTEYLRNDIGGLEKMEAINRKKAKTLYDAIDGSGGFYIGHAQESSRSLMNVTFVLKDKNLDGAFTKEAEAQGLDGLPGHRSVGGFRASIYNALTQESVDALVAFMKEFQARNG from the coding sequence GTGGAAAAACGTATTCACAATTTCTCGGCCGGTCCGGCCGCCATGCCCCTTCCCGTCCTGGAGCGCGTGAAAGAGGAACTCCTCGTTCTCCCCGGTGCGGGCGCGTCCGTCATGGAAATCAGCCACCGCTCCAAGCAGTTCGCCGCCGTTCACGAAGCGGCCAAAGACAACATCAAGTCCCTCCTCAACCTGCCGGACAACTACCGGGTCCTCTTCCTCCAGGGTGGCGCCTCCCTTCAGTTCTCCATGATCGCCATGAACTTCCTCAATGGCGGTAAGGCCGACTACCTCAAATTGGGCACCTGGGCGGAAAAGGCCATCGGCGAGGCAAAGAAGCACGGCACCGTCCAGATCGCCTGGGACGGCAAGGGCGAGAACTATGTGCGCATGCCCGACCAGAGCGAACTCAAGCTCGATCCCGGCGCGGCCTATGTCCACTCCACGGCCAACGAGACTATCCAGGGCATCGAATTCTTCAAGGATCCCGAAACGGGAGACGTCCCCCTCTTCTGTGACTTCTCCTCCAGCTTCCTGTCGCGCCCGATAGATGTCACCAAGTACGGCATGATCTATGCCGGCGCCCAGAAGAACATCGGGCCCTCGGGCGTGGTCGCCGTCATTCTGCGCGAAGATCTCCTGGATCGCGTGCCGGCCAACCTGCCTTCGCTGCTCGACTACAAAGTCATGGCGGAGAACGATTCGTTGTACAACACGCCGCCCGCCTTCGGCATCTACATGGTGGCCAAGGTCACGGAATACCTCCGCAACGACATCGGCGGGCTGGAGAAGATGGAGGCCATCAACCGCAAGAAGGCGAAAACCCTGTACGACGCCATCGACGGCAGCGGCGGCTTCTACATTGGCCACGCCCAGGAATCGAGCCGCTCGCTCATGAACGTGACCTTCGTGCTGAAGGACAAGAACCTCGACGGCGCCTTCACGAAGGAAGCCGAGGCCCAGGGCCTCGACGGCCTGCCCGGCCACCGCTCCGTGGGCGGCTTCAGGGCCTCCATTTACAACGCCCTCACCCAGGAAAGCGTGGACGCCCTTGTGGCCTTCATGAAGGAATTCCAGGCCAGGAACGGCTGA
- a CDS encoding HD domain-containing protein encodes MSGSKSGEFTMRILDLFQIIHPLDRIPRAGYVLRGVPEPESVAAHSHFVALLALLFVEQFPGVYNRDRLLAMALVHDLAESRLMDIPMPYADAYLKEAKQKAEQAITDDLLGGLPGDLAALHAEFDAAITPEARLLRGLDKAQMMIKVGCYEREHRGCLDEFWANPKNFADFGIAAVSELFDAICARAGKVRPR; translated from the coding sequence ATGAGTGGTTCCAAAAGCGGCGAATTCACCATGCGTATACTCGATTTGTTCCAGATAATTCATCCGCTGGATCGCATTCCCCGCGCGGGCTATGTGCTTCGCGGCGTACCGGAGCCGGAGTCCGTGGCGGCCCACAGTCACTTCGTCGCCCTGCTCGCCCTGCTCTTCGTGGAGCAGTTTCCGGGAGTCTACAACCGGGACCGTCTGCTGGCCATGGCGCTGGTTCACGATCTGGCGGAGTCACGGCTCATGGATATCCCCATGCCCTATGCGGACGCCTATTTAAAAGAGGCCAAGCAGAAGGCGGAGCAGGCCATCACGGACGATCTTCTCGGTGGCCTGCCCGGCGATCTTGCGGCGCTTCATGCGGAATTCGACGCCGCCATCACGCCCGAAGCGCGGCTGCTGCGCGGCCTGGACAAGGCCCAGATGATGATCAAGGTCGGGTGCTACGAGCGCGAGCACCGGGGCTGCCTGGACGAGTTCTGGGCAAACCCGAAGAACTTTGCGGACTTCGGGATCGCGGCGGTATCGGAATTGTTCGACGCGATATGCGCGCGCGCGGGGAAAGTGCGGCCGAGGTAG
- a CDS encoding DNA internalization-related competence protein ComEC/Rec2: MNRPLVWAASAFTAGIWASGADHHAAWWIGGMLVTLVAIWFLPRPLPYRDGVPIALVFLLAGVALEINQRPMRHGDSLSRHNRQHPDSIYRIEGTVMDAPIYTADLDYAPVRLHADRVEVGGMQLEARGGVIVRWSDPRRPLHTGERIRVQGKLDPVLGEVNLGIGGAEDYYRTLGYHSALRTRGDTIQWLSRPVWSIGYWASRLRHWQADVFARTAPADIQVFLRAVWLGDRATYSEEAYRPYLETGTAHILSVSGVHVGIVYLSLHWALRGIIRNRKQRNAMVLLAVVLFALMTGARPPILRAAIMIGLYLWAEFLEREPDAPTALSIAALLFLGANPGLLWDTAFILSFGSLASILVFSEAIAHRLTQVPLIFRQNVATTLGVSILPLPLAAHFFHLVPVLGSVCNLMVIPLLTGVLWLCMLVLLLAPFSTAVASLFGHAAAPLIYLIEWIAVYFAQLPLAFITVTSPTLIAGLLYVAAAVGLARLLFEPERARHWTRFSLTAALLAWLLWRPLFPPATLDFLDVGHGDSAFIRTPGGTTLLVDAGDKSDYLDMGKRVVTTWLLAHGIDQIDYMVITHADRDHIGGAISVMRQIDIGEVILWPKSSTNVLELALLEACAEQDVPVRRVRTSESIAAAGATVSVIHPTLDSNLRGVNNQSVVLQIEWPGLSALLSGDIEVEAERELLPRLQPVDVLKVPHHGSHTSSSATFLDAVSPTIAVVSTRASARREAMGREVVPRYTERHIALYRTDYHGGIQVRQRGDQLVVKSARAQRGYSLDPAAQ; this comes from the coding sequence GTGAACCGCCCGCTTGTGTGGGCCGCGTCGGCGTTCACGGCGGGCATCTGGGCCAGTGGCGCCGACCACCACGCGGCGTGGTGGATCGGTGGAATGCTGGTCACCCTGGTGGCGATCTGGTTCCTCCCCAGGCCGCTTCCCTATCGCGACGGTGTTCCCATCGCCCTCGTATTTCTCCTGGCGGGGGTCGCCCTGGAAATCAATCAGCGCCCCATGCGCCACGGCGATTCCCTGAGCCGCCACAATCGCCAACATCCGGACTCCATCTACCGCATTGAAGGCACCGTGATGGATGCCCCGATCTACACCGCCGATCTGGACTATGCGCCGGTCCGTCTTCACGCGGACAGGGTGGAAGTGGGTGGCATGCAACTGGAGGCCCGGGGCGGTGTTATCGTCCGATGGTCGGACCCGCGCCGGCCCCTCCACACCGGGGAACGAATTCGTGTCCAGGGGAAACTGGACCCCGTACTCGGCGAGGTCAACCTGGGGATCGGCGGCGCGGAAGACTATTATCGTACCCTGGGTTACCACAGTGCCCTGCGCACCCGTGGTGATACCATCCAGTGGCTCTCGCGGCCCGTGTGGAGCATCGGATACTGGGCCTCGCGCCTGCGCCACTGGCAGGCCGACGTATTCGCCCGCACCGCCCCCGCGGACATCCAGGTATTCCTTCGCGCCGTGTGGCTCGGGGATCGGGCCACCTACAGCGAGGAAGCCTATCGCCCTTATCTCGAAACAGGCACCGCCCATATTCTTTCGGTCTCCGGTGTCCACGTGGGCATCGTGTATCTCTCCCTCCACTGGGCGCTCCGGGGCATAATCAGAAACCGTAAGCAGCGCAACGCCATGGTCCTGCTGGCTGTCGTCCTGTTCGCGCTGATGACCGGCGCGCGGCCGCCGATTCTTCGCGCCGCCATCATGATCGGCCTCTATCTCTGGGCGGAATTTCTGGAACGCGAGCCCGACGCACCGACCGCCCTGAGCATCGCGGCCCTCCTCTTCCTCGGCGCAAACCCCGGACTGCTCTGGGATACCGCCTTCATCCTCTCCTTTGGCAGCCTGGCCTCAATCCTCGTCTTCAGCGAAGCCATCGCCCATCGCCTCACCCAGGTTCCCCTCATCTTTCGGCAGAATGTGGCCACGACCCTGGGCGTATCCATACTGCCCCTTCCCCTGGCGGCCCACTTCTTTCACCTCGTTCCCGTCTTGGGCTCGGTGTGCAATCTCATGGTCATACCGCTGCTGACCGGTGTGCTTTGGCTCTGCATGCTGGTCCTTTTGCTCGCCCCCTTCTCTACCGCCGTGGCGAGCCTCTTCGGTCACGCCGCCGCCCCGCTGATCTATCTGATCGAGTGGATCGCCGTTTACTTCGCCCAACTGCCTCTCGCCTTCATCACCGTGACCAGCCCGACCCTCATCGCCGGACTGCTCTACGTGGCCGCAGCGGTGGGGCTGGCCAGACTTCTCTTCGAGCCCGAACGCGCGCGGCACTGGACCCGGTTCTCCCTGACGGCGGCCCTCCTCGCCTGGCTTCTTTGGCGCCCCCTCTTTCCCCCGGCCACCCTGGACTTCCTCGATGTGGGCCATGGCGATTCAGCCTTTATCCGGACGCCCGGCGGCACCACGCTTCTGGTGGATGCGGGCGACAAGAGTGATTACCTGGACATGGGCAAGCGCGTGGTCACGACCTGGCTCCTGGCCCATGGAATCGACCAGATTGACTACATGGTCATCACCCACGCGGATCGCGATCACATCGGAGGCGCGATCAGTGTCATGCGGCAGATCGACATCGGCGAGGTTATCCTCTGGCCCAAATCATCCACGAACGTCCTGGAGCTCGCCTTGCTGGAAGCCTGCGCAGAACAGGATGTGCCCGTCCGCCGCGTACGGACCTCGGAGTCAATCGCGGCTGCGGGCGCAACGGTGTCCGTGATTCACCCAACCCTCGACTCCAACCTCCGAGGCGTGAACAACCAGTCCGTGGTACTCCAGATTGAATGGCCCGGTCTAAGCGCCCTTCTGTCGGGCGATATCGAGGTGGAAGCGGAACGCGAACTCCTTCCCCGCTTGCAGCCCGTGGACGTCTTGAAAGTGCCCCACCACGGCTCCCACACCTCCAGCAGCGCGACCTTTCTCGATGCCGTATCGCCCACCATCGCCGTGGTCTCAACCCGGGCCAGCGCCCGCCGAGAAGCCATGGGCCGGGAGGTCGTTCCCCGCTATACGGAAAGGCACATCGCCCTCTACCGCACGGACTACCACGGTGGAATTCAGGTGCGGCAGCGGGGAGACCAACTCGTGGTCAAAAGCGCTCGCGCGCAACGGGGCTACTCGCTGGACCCGGCGGCGCAATAA